A genomic stretch from Capricornis sumatraensis isolate serow.1 chromosome 4, serow.2, whole genome shotgun sequence includes:
- the STAR gene encoding steroidogenic acute regulatory protein, mitochondrial isoform X2 produces MLLATFKLCAGSSYRHVRSMKGLRQQAVLAIGQELNRRALGGPAPAAWINQVRRRGSLLGSQLEDSLYSDQELAYIQQGEEAMQRALGILKDQEGWKKESRQANGDEVLSKVIPDVGKVFRLEVVVDQPMERLYEELVERMEAMGEWNPSVKEIKVLQKIGKDTIITHELAAEAAGNLVGPRDFVSVRCTKRRGSMCMLAGTATLYEEMPQQKGVIRAEHGPTCMVLRPLAGSPSRTKLTWLLSIDLKGWLPKTIINQVLSQTQVDFANHLRKRLESCPALEARC; encoded by the exons ATGCTCCTCGCGACGTTTAAGCTGTGTGCTGGGAGCTCCTATAGACACGTGCGCAGCATGAAGG GGCTGCGGCAGCAGGCTGTGCTGGCCATCGGCCAGGAGCTGAACCGGAGGGCCCTAGGGGGCCCAGCTCCAGCTGCGTGGATTAACCAGGTTCGGCGTCGCGGCTCTCTCTTAG GTTCTCAGCTGGAAGACTCTCTCTACAGCGACCAAGAGCTTGCCTATATCCAGCAGGGAGAGGAGGCCATGCAGAGGGCCCTGGGCATCCTCAAAGACCAGGAGGGCTGGAAGAAGGAGAGCCGGCAG GCCAATGGGGACGAGGTGCTGAGTAAAGTGATCCCTGACGTGGGCAAGGTGTTCCggttggaggtggtggtggaccaGCCCATGGAGAGGCTTTATGAAGAGCTTGTGGAGCGCATGGAGGCCATGGGCGAGTGGAACCCCAGTGTCAAGGAGATCAAG GTCCTGCAGAAGATTGGAAAAGACACGATCATCACTCACGAGTTGGCTGCAGAGGCGGCAGGAAACCTCGTGGGTCCCCGAGACTTCGTAAGCGTGCGCTGTACCAAGCGCCGGGGCTCCATGTGCATGCTGGCTGGCACGGCCACACTCTATGAGGAGATGCCCCAGCAGAAGGGTGTCATCAG agctgagcatggccccacctgCATGGTGCTCCGCCCCCTGGCTGGAAGTCCCTCAAGGACCAAACTCACCTGGCTGCTCAGCATTGACCTCAAG GGATGGCTGCCGAAGACCATCATCAATCAGGTCCTCTCGCAGACCCAAGTGGATTTTGCCAATCACCTGCGCAAGCGCCTGGAGTCCTGCCCGGCTCTTGAAGCCAGGTGTTGA
- the STAR gene encoding steroidogenic acute regulatory protein, mitochondrial isoform X1: MLLATFKLCAGSSYRHVRSMKGLRQQAVLAIGQELNRRALGGPAPAAWINQVRRRGSLLGSQLEDSLYSDQELAYIQQGEEAMQRALGILKDQEGWKKESRQANGDEVLSKVIPDVGKVFRLEVVVDQPMERLYEELVERMEAMGEWNPSVKEIKVLQKIGKDTIITHELAAEAAGNLVGPRDFVSVRCTKRRGSMCMLAGTATLYEEMPQQKGVIRAEHGPTCMVLRPLAGSPSRTKLTWLLSIDLKVRGTGGGQGDGEKSRLLPLPPASLVAQMLQNPPAMWETWIQSLGGEDPLEKGMSTHSSILAWRIPWTEESGGLQSMSLQRVGHHCATNTALP; this comes from the exons ATGCTCCTCGCGACGTTTAAGCTGTGTGCTGGGAGCTCCTATAGACACGTGCGCAGCATGAAGG GGCTGCGGCAGCAGGCTGTGCTGGCCATCGGCCAGGAGCTGAACCGGAGGGCCCTAGGGGGCCCAGCTCCAGCTGCGTGGATTAACCAGGTTCGGCGTCGCGGCTCTCTCTTAG GTTCTCAGCTGGAAGACTCTCTCTACAGCGACCAAGAGCTTGCCTATATCCAGCAGGGAGAGGAGGCCATGCAGAGGGCCCTGGGCATCCTCAAAGACCAGGAGGGCTGGAAGAAGGAGAGCCGGCAG GCCAATGGGGACGAGGTGCTGAGTAAAGTGATCCCTGACGTGGGCAAGGTGTTCCggttggaggtggtggtggaccaGCCCATGGAGAGGCTTTATGAAGAGCTTGTGGAGCGCATGGAGGCCATGGGCGAGTGGAACCCCAGTGTCAAGGAGATCAAG GTCCTGCAGAAGATTGGAAAAGACACGATCATCACTCACGAGTTGGCTGCAGAGGCGGCAGGAAACCTCGTGGGTCCCCGAGACTTCGTAAGCGTGCGCTGTACCAAGCGCCGGGGCTCCATGTGCATGCTGGCTGGCACGGCCACACTCTATGAGGAGATGCCCCAGCAGAAGGGTGTCATCAG agctgagcatggccccacctgCATGGTGCTCCGCCCCCTGGCTGGAAGTCCCTCAAGGACCAAACTCACCTGGCTGCTCAGCATTGACCTCAAGGTAAGGGGCACAGGAGGAGGCCAAGGGGATGGTGAGAAAAGTAGGCTCTTACCCCtcccaccagcttccctggtggctcagatgttacagaatccacctgcaatgtgggagacctggattcagtccctgggtggggaagatcccctggagaagggaatgtcaacccactccagtattcttgcctggagaatcccatggacagaggagtctggtgggctccagtccatgagtctgcaaagagtaggacaccactgtGCAACTAACACAGCCCTCCCATAA